The segment CACCGACACCGCGGCCGCCGTGGCCGACGAATGGATTCCCATTCGCCCCGGCACCGACGCAGCCCTGGTCAGCGCCCTCGCCTACGTCATGATAAGCGAAGACCTGGTGGATCATGAATTCCTCTCCCGCTGTACCGTGGGATTCTCCGAGGAGTCCATGCCGGAAGGCATCCCCGCCGGGAACTCCTACAAATCCTACATCATGGGCGTAGGTCCCGACCGCACGCCCAAGACGCCCGAGTGGGCCGCGGCCATCACCGGCATCCCCCGCGAACGCATCGTCAGGCTGGCCCGCGAAATCGCCACGGCCAAGCCGTGCTTCATCGCCCAGGGATGGGGCGTACAACGCCAGGCGAACGGCGAGCACAACTCGCTGGCCATCTGTGCGCTTGCCGTCATCACCGGCAACGTCGGCGTCCAAGGCGGCAACACCGGCGCCCGTGAAGGCGACCAGGGCCTGAAGTTCGGCGTGTTCCCCACGCTGAAGAACCCCGTTTCCACGTCCATCTCCTGTTTCATGTGGACGGACGCCATCGAACGCGGACCCGAGATGACGGCGCTCGCCGACGGCGTCCAGGGACGCGACAAGCTTGAAGTGCCCATCAAGTTCATCTGGAACTTCGCGGGCAACTGTATCGTCAACCAGCATTCGGAAGTCGCCAAGACCTCCCGCATCCTGAAGGACGACAGCAAGTGTGAAACCATCGTGGTCATCGACAACTTCATGACCGCCAGCGCCCGTTTCGCGGACATCCTGCTTCCCGGCACCTTCAACCTGGAAGAAGACGACTTCGCCAACAACGGGAAAAGCGCGTTGCTCAAGTATGTCATCTTCGCCAAGAAGGCCGTGGAACCGTTCTTCGAATCGCGCTCCATCTACGACATATGCGCCGGAGTTGCGGAACGCATGGGCGCGGGCCAGGCTTTCACCGAGGGCATGACACGCGACCAATGGGTGCGCAAGATCTACGAGGAATCCCGGAACTACCTGCCGGGCCTGCCCCCGACCCTGGAGGAAGCGTTCGAGATGGGAGTGTACAAGGAGAAGATCGAAGGACCGACGCCCGTTCCCTACAAGGAATTCCGCGAAAATCCCGAGGCGAACCCCCTGTCCACGCCGTCCGGCAAGATCGAAATCTTCAGCAAGCGGTTGTGGAACATCGGCCACACCTGGGAACTGCACGACGGCGACCGCATCTCGGCGCTGCCTGAGTACCAGGCCGCATGGGAAGGACCGACCGACCCCAAACGCAAGGAATTCCCCCTTCAGATGATCGGGCACCACTACAAGCAGCGCACCCACTCCACCTACGGCAACGTCGACTGGCTGAAGCAGGTCGCCCCGCAGGAGTTGTGGATCAACCAGCTGGACGCGGACAAGCGCGGCATCAAGCACGGCGACATGGTGAAGGTGTTCAACGACCGGGGCACGGTCTTCATCCAGGCGAAAGTGACGAAGCGCATCATGCCCGGCGTCCTCAGCCTGCCCCAGGGAGCCTGGTTCACCCCTGACAAGGACGGCGCGGACCACGGCGGCTGCGTGAACGTATTGACGTCACAACGCCCCA is part of the Desulfovibrio sp. Fe33 genome and harbors:
- a CDS encoding DMSO/selenate family reductase complex A subunit, yielding MSKKKTDSPAFGSVKRRSVLKWGAMLGSMAAVSGGGLFYGLNKANGTPAKDEKLVWTSCNVNCGGRCLLRAHVTDGVVTQIETDNGGDETYGLHEIRACLRGRSMRRRMYAPERLKYPMRRVGERGEGKFERISWDEALDEISNRLKKTLKDYGNEAVYLNYATGNLGAVLSKSWPPAATPVARLMNCLGGYLNHYGDYSTSQISASLPYMFGSSWVRGNHINDVANSQLTVLFGNNPAGTRMSGGGTSYDLIEAKKKGNTRIIVIDPRHTDTAAAVADEWIPIRPGTDAALVSALAYVMISEDLVDHEFLSRCTVGFSEESMPEGIPAGNSYKSYIMGVGPDRTPKTPEWAAAITGIPRERIVRLAREIATAKPCFIAQGWGVQRQANGEHNSLAICALAVITGNVGVQGGNTGAREGDQGLKFGVFPTLKNPVSTSISCFMWTDAIERGPEMTALADGVQGRDKLEVPIKFIWNFAGNCIVNQHSEVAKTSRILKDDSKCETIVVIDNFMTASARFADILLPGTFNLEEDDFANNGKSALLKYVIFAKKAVEPFFESRSIYDICAGVAERMGAGQAFTEGMTRDQWVRKIYEESRNYLPGLPPTLEEAFEMGVYKEKIEGPTPVPYKEFRENPEANPLSTPSGKIEIFSKRLWNIGHTWELHDGDRISALPEYQAAWEGPTDPKRKEFPLQMIGHHYKQRTHSTYGNVDWLKQVAPQELWINQLDADKRGIKHGDMVKVFNDRGTVFIQAKVTKRIMPGVLSLPQGAWFTPDKDGADHGGCVNVLTSQRPSPLSKGNPQHTNLVEVVKA